From the genome of Lasioglossum baleicum chromosome 13, iyLasBale1, whole genome shotgun sequence, one region includes:
- the O-fut2 gene encoding O-fucosyltransferase 2 isoform X1 encodes MLNLLSFKALYFILFYINFIQCATESTFCNQIDEYEETDQKCDVQTHYSNNRYILYDVNPPEGVNLRRDVYVRVAVFLKNLIKDEEKYMWKLVLPPWGNLYHWQSKNIGPQTQLPWSLFFDIPSLQKYIPVIEMHQFLQGITLAILQWLMGLVMFIFSEYPSKKKHTQLDVVYILQNDEEMFKTGKFEDKNELVECTGESLQYNKPGSVRYGRYFWAYHNVTSETIKCIKFHGMMSELKHNLQPSSYRSVMFDHMEIALHDSYGSQEYWRARRSMRYNPELYKVANEYRKHFLNSTNKDDKTDRPTDWTQEKNRRNAVGGPYLATHLRRGDFVVGRASTVPTIKSAASQLRRQLDTLGLNVLFVATDATEDEFNELKEYLPEYAVLRYIPSDYILNKFKDGGVAIIDQIICSYARYFLGTRESTFTFRIQEEREIIGFPSKTTFNVLCKDHKKCSSNGQWEIVW; translated from the exons ATGTTAAACTTGTTAAGCTTCAAGgccttatattttatattgttttatattaattttatacaatgtGCAACCGAAAGTACGTTCTGTAATCAAATAGATGAATACGAAGAGACCGATCAAAAATGCGATGTTCAAACACATTACTCGAACAACCG TTACATTCTGTACGATGTTAATCCACCGGAGGGTGTCAATCTCAGACGAGACGTTTATGTGCGTGTAGcagtttttctaaaaaatttaatcaaagaTGAAGAAAAATATATGTGGAAATTAGTGTTGCCACCATGGG GTAATTTGTATCATTGGCAATCTAAAAATATAGGACCTCAAACACAACTGCCTTGGAGCCTGTTTTTTGATATTCCCAGTCTCCAAAAGTATATACCAGTCATTGAAATGCATCAATTTTTACAAGGTATAACACTAGCTATTTTACAATGGCTTATGGGATTGGTAATGTTTATATTTTCAGAGTACCCTTCCAAGAAAAAGCATACGCAACTCGATGTTGTCTATATACTGCAGAACgatgaagaaatgtttaaaacagGGAAATTTGAAGACAAAAATGAATTAGTGGAATGCACTGGCGAATCTTTACAGTATAACAAACCAGGATCCGTAAGATATGGTAGATACTTTTGGGCATACCATAATGTAACTTCTGAAACCATTAAATGTATCAAATTCCATGGAATGATGTCAGAATTAAAACACAATCTGCAGCCTTCTAGTTACAG ATCTGTAATGTTCGATCACATGGAAATTGCATTACACGACTCTTATGGATCGCAAGAATATTGGAGAGCCAGACGCAGCATGAGATACAATCCTGAGTTATACAAAGTTGCTAACGAATACAGGAAACATTTTCTTAATTCGACAAATAAAGATGATAAGACTGATAGACCAACTGACTGGACTCAAGAAAAG AATAGAAGAAACGCTGTTGGAGGACCGTACCTAGCTACTCATTTAAGAAGAGGCGATTTTGTGGTCGGTCGTGCTTCCACAGTGCCAACAATCAAATCTGCTGCTTCTCAGTTGAGGAGACAATTGGATACGCTTGGATTGAATGTTCTGTTTGTTGCTACCGATgccacagaagatg aaTTCAACGAACTTAAAGAATATTTGCCCGAGTATGCAGTACTTAGATACATTCCATCGGATTatattctaaataaattcaaggACGGTGGAGTAGCGATTATCGATCAAATTATTTGTTCTTACGCAAG GTACTTCCTGGGAACACGTGAATCAACGTTCACTTTCAGGAtacaagaagagagagagattatCGGTTTTCCGTCGAAAACAACATTTAATGTTTTGTGTAAAGATCATAAAAAATGTAGCTCGAACGGACAATGGGAGATCGTTtggtaa
- the O-fut2 gene encoding O-fucosyltransferase 2 isoform X2, which yields MLNLLSFKALYFILFYINFIQCATESTFCNQIDEYEETDQKCDVQTHYSNNRYILYDVNPPEGVNLRRDVYVRVAVFLKNLIKDEEKYMWKLVLPPWGNLYHWQSKNIGPQTQLPWSLFFDIPSLQKYIPVIEMHQFLQEYPSKKKHTQLDVVYILQNDEEMFKTGKFEDKNELVECTGESLQYNKPGSVRYGRYFWAYHNVTSETIKCIKFHGMMSELKHNLQPSSYRSVMFDHMEIALHDSYGSQEYWRARRSMRYNPELYKVANEYRKHFLNSTNKDDKTDRPTDWTQEKNRRNAVGGPYLATHLRRGDFVVGRASTVPTIKSAASQLRRQLDTLGLNVLFVATDATEDEFNELKEYLPEYAVLRYIPSDYILNKFKDGGVAIIDQIICSYARYFLGTRESTFTFRIQEEREIIGFPSKTTFNVLCKDHKKCSSNGQWEIVW from the exons ATGTTAAACTTGTTAAGCTTCAAGgccttatattttatattgttttatattaattttatacaatgtGCAACCGAAAGTACGTTCTGTAATCAAATAGATGAATACGAAGAGACCGATCAAAAATGCGATGTTCAAACACATTACTCGAACAACCG TTACATTCTGTACGATGTTAATCCACCGGAGGGTGTCAATCTCAGACGAGACGTTTATGTGCGTGTAGcagtttttctaaaaaatttaatcaaagaTGAAGAAAAATATATGTGGAAATTAGTGTTGCCACCATGGG GTAATTTGTATCATTGGCAATCTAAAAATATAGGACCTCAAACACAACTGCCTTGGAGCCTGTTTTTTGATATTCCCAGTCTCCAAAAGTATATACCAGTCATTGAAATGCATCAATTTTTACAAG AGTACCCTTCCAAGAAAAAGCATACGCAACTCGATGTTGTCTATATACTGCAGAACgatgaagaaatgtttaaaacagGGAAATTTGAAGACAAAAATGAATTAGTGGAATGCACTGGCGAATCTTTACAGTATAACAAACCAGGATCCGTAAGATATGGTAGATACTTTTGGGCATACCATAATGTAACTTCTGAAACCATTAAATGTATCAAATTCCATGGAATGATGTCAGAATTAAAACACAATCTGCAGCCTTCTAGTTACAG ATCTGTAATGTTCGATCACATGGAAATTGCATTACACGACTCTTATGGATCGCAAGAATATTGGAGAGCCAGACGCAGCATGAGATACAATCCTGAGTTATACAAAGTTGCTAACGAATACAGGAAACATTTTCTTAATTCGACAAATAAAGATGATAAGACTGATAGACCAACTGACTGGACTCAAGAAAAG AATAGAAGAAACGCTGTTGGAGGACCGTACCTAGCTACTCATTTAAGAAGAGGCGATTTTGTGGTCGGTCGTGCTTCCACAGTGCCAACAATCAAATCTGCTGCTTCTCAGTTGAGGAGACAATTGGATACGCTTGGATTGAATGTTCTGTTTGTTGCTACCGATgccacagaagatg aaTTCAACGAACTTAAAGAATATTTGCCCGAGTATGCAGTACTTAGATACATTCCATCGGATTatattctaaataaattcaaggACGGTGGAGTAGCGATTATCGATCAAATTATTTGTTCTTACGCAAG GTACTTCCTGGGAACACGTGAATCAACGTTCACTTTCAGGAtacaagaagagagagagattatCGGTTTTCCGTCGAAAACAACATTTAATGTTTTGTGTAAAGATCATAAAAAATGTAGCTCGAACGGACAATGGGAGATCGTTtggtaa
- the Pldn gene encoding biogenesis of lysosomal organelles complex 1 subunit pallidin, with product MMTDLEESEVKKVQSKIVTRDGDDEQQDFSEAAKKLAEGLLSIYKSPLEQVHKELTEVTGKQQALLNQMQGENKKLQETYEDVDLNKMFQTVKVYQGKLSIMKKEMASIHERTFKLKKRALRLQQMKQKEALNREQQREQEIRREQDLIGKPVIS from the exons ATGATGACTGATTTAGAAGAATCAGAGGTGAAGAAAGTTCAGTCGAAGATTGTAACACGTGATGG CGACGATGAGCAGCAGGATTTTTCGGAAGCGGCGAAGAAATTGGCCGAGGGACTTTTGAGCATTTATAAATCACCGTTGGAACAGGTTCATAAAGAGCTGACTGAAGTAAC AGGCAAACAACAGGCTTTACTTAATCAGATGCAAGGAGAGAATAAAAAGCTTCAGGAAACTTACGAAGATGTTGACCTAAATAAAATG TTTCAAACGGTAAAAGTTTATCAAGGGAAGTTAAGTATCATGAAGAAAGAGATGGCTTCGATCCACGAACGTACATTCAAATTAAAA AAACGAGCGTTAAGATTACAACAAATGAAACAAAAGGAAGCCTTGAATAGGGAACAACAGCGCGAACAAGAAATTCGTCGTGAACAAGATTTAATTGGTAAACCCGTAATAAGTTAA
- the Polz2 gene encoding DNA polymerase zeta subunit 2 gives MSQDKIVGVDILLEFLEVAFNHILYFRNLYPKEIFRRKNIYSTVVYVSEHPELNEYLKHVLNAIRELIKEDENSVKAVNLVIYSVDNRPVEKFTFDIVKLQAKNTEKDPYYLKTEEALRTICLKLSMCESYLKPLPEDSTFSIEIQTYEAAHVGLSENPNCEDFPWIINEEVSEMPDTNLLPLKTIKTDCMNLQMYVIECEQNKRTN, from the exons ATGTCTCAAGATAAGATAG TCGGTGTAGATATCTTGCTGGAatttctcgaggtggcgttcaATCACATATTGTACTTCAGAAATTTATATCCTAAGGAAATCTTCAGAAGAAAGAATATCTACAGTACAGTGGTATATGTTTCTGAACATCCTGAGCTGAACGAGTACCTGAAACACGTTCTAAATGCTATTAGGGAGCTAATCAAAGAAGACGAGAACAGTGTGAAGGCGGTAAATCTTGTTATTTACAGCGTAGACAACCGACCAGTTGAGAAATTCACTTTTGATATTGTTAAACTACAAGCCAAAAACACAGA GAAGGATCCATACTATTTAAAAACAGAGGAGGCACTCAGaacaatttgtttaaaattgtcCATGTGTGAATCTTATCTGAAACCATTGCCAGAGGACTCAACTTTTTCTATCGAGATTCAAACTTATGAAGCAGCTCATGTTGGTCTTAGCGAAAACCCAAACTGCGAAGATTTCCCATGGATCATCAATGAAGAAGTATCTGAAATGCCCGATACAAATTTATTACCACTGAAAACTATTAAAACAGACTGTATGAATTTGCAAATGTATGTAATCGAATGTGAACAGAATAAGAGAACGAACTAA